The Aureispira anguillae genome contains a region encoding:
- a CDS encoding C2 family cysteine protease encodes MEENANSSLTEEIDLMRLIALKKLLTEAPGGLNDIYDNIIKTPELKQQYQKIIERIRKDWETDGRMATLKEKIEKKLQQTMERAQDSPCPDEEPEPKKIHEAVLEQKDLSELPLFNQGVGDASVIDSNDIDQGATGDCYYLSSVAALARMQPELFHGKSAIIKKKGENYEVTLHLRKDRNSKKRTPTIITVRPSTWVNPEGKPIYQGLGDDELWAILLEKAYAQALGGYDNIEGGTTKEALEVLTGKVSSTYDPGTMSTDDLMEKIQTSIDCQYPTTFNSRGTGEKEVEISFGGKVQKLFQGHAYTLDKMEGDRIFLYNPHGKHHLELDSKLLKTHFSNLQILEL; translated from the coding sequence GTGGAAGAAAATGCAAATTCATCCTTGACAGAAGAAATTGATTTAATGCGTTTAATTGCGCTAAAAAAACTACTAACAGAAGCACCTGGTGGGTTAAACGACATTTATGATAATATTATTAAAACACCTGAATTAAAACAACAATATCAAAAAATAATAGAACGTATTCGCAAAGATTGGGAAACAGACGGCAGAATGGCTACTCTAAAAGAAAAAATCGAAAAAAAATTGCAACAAACCATGGAACGGGCACAAGATTCTCCCTGCCCTGACGAAGAACCTGAGCCTAAAAAGATACATGAAGCTGTATTAGAACAAAAAGATTTATCTGAATTGCCCCTATTCAATCAAGGCGTAGGTGACGCTTCTGTCATTGATAGCAATGATATTGATCAAGGAGCTACAGGCGATTGTTATTACCTATCTTCTGTGGCTGCTTTGGCAAGAATGCAACCTGAATTATTCCATGGCAAAAGTGCAATCATTAAAAAGAAAGGTGAAAACTATGAAGTAACGCTACACCTAAGAAAAGATAGAAATTCTAAAAAAAGAACCCCTACTATTATTACTGTGCGTCCTTCTACTTGGGTTAATCCAGAGGGAAAACCAATCTATCAAGGTTTAGGAGATGACGAACTTTGGGCTATCCTATTAGAAAAGGCTTATGCACAGGCTTTAGGAGGTTATGACAATATTGAAGGAGGAACAACTAAAGAAGCCTTAGAAGTCCTCACTGGCAAAGTAAGCAGTACCTATGACCCAGGAACAATGTCAACCGATGATTTAATGGAAAAGATACAAACGTCTATTGATTGCCAATATCCAACAACCTTTAATAGTAGGGGAACAGGTGAAAAGGAAGTAGAAATTTCTTTTGGAGGAAAAGTTCAAAAATTATTTCAAGGACATGCTTATACCTTAGATAAAATGGAAGGAGATCGTATTTTTCTCTACAATCCTCATGGAAAACATCATCTTGAGTTGGATAGTAAACTTCTCAAAACACATTTTTCTAACCTACAAATTCTTGAATTATGA
- a CDS encoding glycosyltransferase family 2 protein: MHPEFPKISIITICYNAAETIEKTIKSVVAQDYPNIEYIIIDGKSKDDTLTIVEQYRAHIALVISEPDQGIYDAMNKGIDHASGDYIWYMHADDQIYAPNTLSLIMANHQYEDFIYGKALLIDEAGNERSLETRKPHPNDRELSWKTMKQGMAISHQAMLIKRTIAPKYDLAYRYVADFDWLIRVLKKSTTVRDTGVYWCRFAEGGISTQHRVDSLKERFAILQKHFGLIPTIWQHFLISLKALKRGSIR; encoded by the coding sequence ATGCATCCAGAGTTTCCAAAAATTTCTATTATCACCATTTGTTATAATGCAGCTGAAACGATAGAAAAAACAATAAAGAGCGTTGTCGCACAAGACTATCCGAATATAGAATATATCATTATCGATGGAAAATCAAAAGACGATACACTCACTATTGTAGAGCAATATCGAGCGCATATTGCGCTGGTGATTAGTGAGCCAGATCAAGGAATTTATGATGCGATGAACAAAGGAATCGATCATGCATCTGGGGATTATATTTGGTATATGCATGCTGACGATCAGATTTATGCGCCCAATACTCTAAGCCTAATTATGGCAAACCATCAATATGAGGACTTTATTTATGGAAAAGCACTGTTGATTGATGAAGCAGGGAATGAACGGAGTTTAGAAACCCGAAAACCGCATCCTAATGATCGAGAATTGTCTTGGAAAACCATGAAACAAGGAATGGCAATTAGCCACCAAGCCATGTTGATTAAACGAACAATAGCGCCAAAGTATGACTTAGCTTACCGATATGTTGCAGATTTTGATTGGTTGATTCGAGTGCTCAAAAAGTCAACGACTGTTCGAGATACAGGAGTGTATTGGTGTCGTTTTGCAGAGGGAGGGATTTCTACTCAGCATCGTGTTGATTCTCTAAAAGAGCGCTTTGCCATTCTTCAAAAACATTTTGGGCTAATTCCAACCATTTGGCAGCATTTTCTGATTAGCCTTAAAGCCTTAAAGCGAGGCTCTATTCGGTAA
- a CDS encoding GDP-L-fucose synthase family protein, protein MATRLITGGTGMVGSAIRADLKIGRKDCDLTNWNAVNAFFQEHKPQEVIHCAAKVGGIWGNMNYKGDFFRENILMNTHIIEAARLHGVQRLVAFLSTCVFPDSVEYPLSEEKIHLGPPHTSNDAYAYAKRMTDIQIRAYREQYGLNYVSVIPTNIYGPNDLFDLENGHVVPSLIHRCYLAREQGKDLEVWGSGAPLREFIYAEDVAKLSEWALEHYEEAEPIIFSTSEETSIKTLVEMVAELLRFKGKLIWLSDKPDGQYRKPSDNSKLQKYLPDFQYTPLYEGLKKTVEWFETNYPNIRQ, encoded by the coding sequence ATGGCAACTCGATTAATTACAGGGGGAACGGGAATGGTTGGCTCTGCGATTCGTGCCGACCTAAAAATTGGACGAAAAGATTGTGACTTAACCAATTGGAATGCAGTCAATGCTTTTTTTCAAGAGCACAAGCCCCAAGAAGTAATCCATTGTGCAGCCAAAGTAGGAGGAATATGGGGAAACATGAATTACAAAGGAGATTTCTTTAGAGAAAACATCCTCATGAATACGCACATCATTGAAGCTGCTCGTTTGCACGGTGTCCAACGCTTGGTTGCCTTTTTGTCGACCTGTGTTTTTCCCGATTCGGTAGAATACCCTCTTTCTGAAGAAAAAATTCATCTGGGACCTCCACATACCTCCAACGATGCTTATGCTTATGCCAAACGAATGACGGACATCCAGATTCGTGCTTATCGGGAACAATATGGTTTAAATTATGTTTCAGTAATTCCCACAAACATCTATGGACCTAACGATCTATTTGATTTAGAAAATGGGCATGTTGTTCCTTCTCTCATTCATCGCTGCTATTTGGCTCGTGAACAAGGCAAAGACTTAGAAGTTTGGGGCTCTGGCGCTCCTTTAAGAGAATTTATTTATGCCGAAGATGTTGCAAAATTATCTGAATGGGCATTAGAACATTATGAAGAGGCGGAACCTATTATTTTTTCTACTTCAGAAGAAACTAGTATCAAAACGCTAGTTGAAATGGTAGCTGAATTATTGAGGTTCAAAGGGAAATTAATTTGGTTAAGCGATAAGCCTGATGGGCAATACCGCAAGCCAAGCGACAATTCAAAATTGCAAAAATACCTTCCCGATTTTCAATACACGCCATTATATGAAGGGCTAAAAAAGACCGTAGAATGGTTTGAGACCAACTATCCTAATATACGCCAATAG
- a CDS encoding GDP-mannose 4,6-dehydratase, with the protein MSKTALITGINGQDGSYLAEFLIEKGYTVWGILKRNSVAENQTYRIDQIRNHPNLKLVYGDLIDLASLVNVLQQAQPDEIYNLAAQSHVRISFDQPIYTAQVTAIGTLNLLEAMRLICPKAHFYQASSSEMFGNNIDADGFQRETTPMSPVSPYGCAKVFSYNICNNYRNSYNLFISNGILFNHESPRRGSNFVTNKVAKEAARIKLGLSDQLVLGNTQSTRDWGHAKDYVQAMWLMMQHDKADNFVCATGISHSVQYLVDYVFESLDLDQNKYVTTSERYFRPEELDDLKGDSSKMRQTLGWEPKYTFESMMDEMVQYWLDFYSKK; encoded by the coding sequence ATGAGCAAAACAGCATTAATAACAGGAATAAATGGGCAGGACGGTTCTTACTTAGCCGAATTTTTGATTGAAAAAGGATATACCGTTTGGGGTATATTAAAGCGTAATTCTGTTGCAGAAAATCAAACCTACCGCATTGATCAAATTAGAAATCATCCCAACCTAAAATTAGTCTATGGAGATTTGATTGATCTAGCATCATTGGTCAACGTATTGCAACAAGCACAACCCGATGAGATTTACAATTTAGCCGCACAGTCTCATGTCCGTATTAGTTTTGACCAACCAATTTATACCGCTCAAGTTACAGCGATTGGAACCTTAAATTTGTTGGAGGCGATGCGTTTAATTTGCCCGAAGGCTCATTTCTATCAAGCATCTTCTTCTGAAATGTTTGGGAATAACATTGATGCTGATGGTTTCCAACGCGAAACAACTCCTATGAGTCCCGTTTCGCCTTATGGATGTGCCAAAGTTTTTTCTTACAATATTTGTAACAATTACCGAAATTCTTACAATCTATTTATATCCAATGGGATTCTATTTAACCATGAATCTCCAAGACGTGGTTCTAACTTTGTAACCAATAAGGTTGCTAAAGAGGCTGCTCGTATCAAGCTAGGGTTATCGGATCAATTGGTATTGGGTAACACGCAATCAACTAGAGATTGGGGACATGCCAAAGATTATGTTCAAGCAATGTGGTTAATGATGCAACACGATAAGGCAGATAACTTTGTTTGTGCAACAGGTATTTCACATTCGGTACAATACCTAGTAGACTATGTTTTTGAATCTTTAGATTTAGATCAAAACAAATATGTAACAACTTCTGAACGCTATTTTCGCCCTGAAGAGTTGGACGATTTAAAAGGAGATAGTTCTAAAATGCGCCAAACCTTGGGTTGGGAACCTAAGTATACTTTTGAAAGTATGATGGATGAAATGGTGCAATATTGGTTGGACTTTTATTCTAAAAAATAA
- a CDS encoding HNH endonuclease codes for MTVNKIKSFWNERWAKVITRTPTKQKEYYFSDYGRVKSIDKINQAEQLLKGSKTVQGFMLLNLRLQGNSTQGCYIHKLVAEEFCPKQNEDQKFVVHLDQDNLNNHYQNLKWMTQREMTDFQIENGVYDPKNRKPSPLNKMNPTRVKLLKQRLKEGKTKKQILAKNFNITMAQLRKIEKGIDWGYITLDDDE; via the coding sequence ATGACAGTTAATAAAATTAAGAGTTTTTGGAATGAACGCTGGGCAAAAGTAATTACTAGGACTCCTACCAAACAAAAAGAATACTACTTTTCTGACTATGGAAGGGTAAAAAGTATTGACAAAATTAATCAAGCAGAACAACTCTTAAAAGGTTCTAAAACGGTTCAAGGTTTTATGCTCTTAAACCTAAGACTCCAAGGAAACTCTACTCAAGGTTGTTATATCCACAAGTTAGTGGCTGAGGAGTTTTGTCCCAAACAAAATGAAGATCAAAAATTTGTTGTTCATTTAGATCAAGATAATCTCAACAATCATTATCAAAATCTAAAATGGATGACACAACGAGAAATGACGGATTTTCAGATTGAGAATGGAGTTTACGATCCAAAAAACAGAAAACCATCTCCATTAAACAAAATGAATCCTACACGGGTTAAGTTGCTGAAACAACGTTTAAAAGAAGGAAAAACAAAAAAACAGATTTTGGCAAAAAACTTCAATATTACAATGGCTCAATTAAGAAAAATTGAGAAAGGAATTGACTGGGGCTATATTACCTTAGACGATGACGAATAG
- the dnaB gene encoding replicative DNA helicase encodes MDEKKNFTKKYTKKTNSYSEHGKVQPQATNLEEAVLGALMLDKDAVALIIDILRPASFYKEAHQHIYKAICVLFEKSHPIDLLTVTEELKKMGKLEMVGGPYQLVELTNRVASSANIEFHARIIAQKFIQRELIRTSTETIKSAYEDTVDVFDLLDSAEQNLFNITEQNLSRGSLGMSTLVNMAVKQLEEMSGKEEGLTGVPTGFVNLDKLTSGWQPSDLIIIAARPGMGKCLAKGTKVLMYDGRVQKVEDVVAGDLLMGDDSTPRKVCSIARGKEKMYWIHQNKGISYRVNESHILSLKCTNPNGKDKKGAILNISVRDWLTKSAAFQSNYKGYKVAVEFPTQDTLLPPYFIGLWLGKDKATLPKKKMADYWQQFAKQQQLLTNTYDSTDQDLNHTLEGNPNSDVTCQLTQQLQQLNLIDNNHIPQSFLINSTQKRLDLLAGLIDSCGQCLVQASAYKISLTNENLAQQIKFLCDSLGFRTILNETSINIYGAISSIPTKITKHTASPWEATIDWQATDITVVEDVVDNYYGFTLDKNNLFLLEDMTVTHNTSFTMAVARNAAIDFNKGVAFFSLEMSSLQLVNRLISMETEIPSEKLRKGQLEDYEWQQLHAQVDKLSNVPLFIDDTPGISIFELRAKCRRLKMQHDIQMVIIDYLQLMTGGGDNKGNREQEISMISRGLKGLAKELNVPVIALSQLSRAVETRGGSKRPQLSDLRESGAIEQDADIVSFIYRPEYYQILEDEEGNSLKGIGEIIVAKHRNGALDSVRLKWDGQYAKFSNLDDDAFTGLDDSSFFDQANNQLSGETFSSKMNEANGNDTGIDDVPF; translated from the coding sequence ATGGACGAAAAAAAGAATTTCACAAAGAAATACACTAAAAAAACCAACTCTTATTCAGAGCATGGAAAAGTACAACCTCAGGCAACTAACCTAGAAGAAGCTGTCTTGGGGGCATTGATGCTTGATAAGGATGCGGTAGCACTTATTATTGATATTCTACGTCCTGCCTCTTTTTATAAAGAAGCTCACCAACATATTTACAAAGCAATTTGTGTTCTATTCGAAAAAAGTCATCCGATTGACCTTTTGACTGTAACAGAGGAACTCAAAAAAATGGGCAAACTTGAAATGGTGGGTGGCCCTTATCAGTTGGTAGAATTAACCAATCGAGTCGCTTCTTCTGCTAATATTGAATTTCATGCTCGAATTATTGCTCAGAAATTTATCCAACGAGAACTAATTCGTACCTCAACCGAAACCATCAAATCGGCTTATGAAGATACTGTTGACGTATTTGATTTATTGGATAGTGCGGAACAAAATCTCTTTAATATTACAGAACAGAACTTAAGCCGTGGTTCATTAGGAATGAGTACCTTGGTTAATATGGCTGTTAAGCAATTAGAAGAAATGAGTGGCAAAGAAGAGGGCTTAACAGGGGTTCCTACAGGTTTTGTAAACTTGGATAAATTAACCTCAGGTTGGCAGCCTTCTGATTTGATTATTATTGCTGCTCGACCTGGTATGGGAAAATGTCTAGCCAAAGGAACCAAGGTTTTAATGTACGATGGTCGTGTCCAAAAGGTCGAAGATGTTGTAGCAGGCGATTTGCTAATGGGCGATGATTCGACTCCTCGCAAAGTATGTTCTATTGCTCGTGGCAAAGAAAAAATGTATTGGATTCACCAGAACAAAGGCATTAGTTATCGAGTTAATGAGAGTCATATTTTATCCCTTAAGTGCACCAATCCTAATGGAAAGGATAAAAAGGGAGCGATCCTAAACATCTCTGTTCGAGATTGGTTAACTAAGTCTGCTGCCTTTCAATCTAATTATAAAGGGTATAAAGTTGCAGTTGAGTTTCCGACTCAAGATACGCTCCTTCCGCCCTATTTTATTGGCTTATGGCTAGGAAAAGACAAGGCTACCTTGCCCAAAAAGAAAATGGCTGATTATTGGCAACAATTTGCCAAGCAACAACAATTGCTAACCAATACCTATGATTCAACAGATCAAGACCTGAATCATACCTTGGAAGGGAATCCAAATAGCGATGTTACTTGTCAATTAACACAACAGCTCCAACAGCTCAATCTTATTGATAATAACCATATCCCTCAATCATTTTTAATCAATTCTACCCAAAAACGACTTGATCTATTAGCGGGGCTAATTGATAGTTGTGGGCAGTGCTTAGTCCAAGCTAGTGCTTATAAAATTAGCCTAACGAACGAAAATTTAGCTCAACAAATTAAATTTTTGTGCGACTCTCTAGGCTTTAGAACGATATTGAATGAAACTAGCATCAACATCTATGGAGCTATTAGTAGCATTCCTACTAAAATTACTAAGCATACAGCCTCTCCTTGGGAGGCAACTATAGATTGGCAAGCTACTGATATTACTGTAGTAGAAGATGTCGTAGATAATTATTATGGGTTTACGCTAGACAAAAATAATTTATTTTTATTAGAGGATATGACCGTTACGCATAATACCTCTTTTACAATGGCTGTAGCTAGAAATGCTGCTATTGATTTTAACAAAGGAGTCGCTTTTTTCTCTTTGGAGATGTCCTCTTTGCAATTAGTCAATCGTCTAATCTCTATGGAAACAGAAATTCCCTCCGAAAAACTTCGTAAAGGGCAATTGGAAGATTACGAATGGCAACAACTGCATGCTCAAGTAGACAAATTGAGTAACGTACCTCTTTTTATTGATGATACGCCTGGTATTAGTATTTTCGAATTGCGTGCTAAATGTCGTCGTCTAAAAATGCAGCATGATATCCAAATGGTTATCATTGATTACTTGCAGTTGATGACTGGAGGTGGGGATAACAAAGGAAATCGTGAGCAAGAGATTTCGATGATTTCACGTGGTCTCAAAGGATTGGCAAAGGAATTAAATGTTCCTGTTATTGCCTTATCCCAATTATCTCGTGCGGTAGAAACTCGTGGGGGATCCAAACGACCTCAGTTATCTGATTTAAGGGAATCTGGAGCGATTGAGCAAGATGCTGATATTGTATCGTTCATCTATCGTCCTGAGTATTATCAGATATTGGAAGATGAAGAAGGAAATTCACTCAAAGGAATTGGCGAGATTATTGTTGCTAAACATCGAAATGGAGCACTAGATTCTGTTCGTTTGAAATGGGATGGACAATACGCCAAATTCTCAAACTTGGATGATGATGCCTTTACGGGCTTAGATGATTCTAGTTTCTTTGACCAAGCCAATAACCAGTTGAGTGGCGAAACTTTTTCTTCTAAAATGAATGAAGCCAATGGCAATGATACAGGTATCGATGATGTTCCTTTTTAG
- the ruvC gene encoding crossover junction endodeoxyribonuclease RuvC: protein MNKTPKIILGIDPGSNILGYAFIQVIGKKKPRLISMGVLDMRQYDNHGQKLAHIFTELQQLIKLYQPTAAAIEAPFYGKNVQSMLKLGRAQGVAMVAVSEKGILIEEYSPRSIKKAVTGNGNASKEQVARMLPHVIEGQIDAATLDATDALGVAFCHHIQTQGLGLGQKKYNDWSSFIKDNPNKKAKL from the coding sequence ATGAATAAAACACCAAAGATAATATTGGGCATTGACCCTGGCAGTAATATATTGGGGTATGCCTTTATACAAGTAATCGGTAAGAAAAAACCACGCCTTATTAGTATGGGCGTTTTGGATATGCGTCAATATGATAATCACGGTCAAAAACTAGCCCATATCTTTACAGAATTGCAACAATTAATCAAATTATATCAACCAACTGCTGCTGCTATTGAAGCGCCCTTTTATGGAAAAAATGTGCAATCTATGCTAAAACTAGGTCGAGCACAGGGGGTAGCAATGGTTGCGGTATCCGAAAAAGGAATTTTAATTGAAGAATATTCTCCTCGTAGCATCAAAAAAGCCGTTACAGGGAATGGTAACGCTTCCAAAGAACAGGTAGCTCGAATGCTTCCCCATGTTATTGAAGGGCAAATTGATGCTGCTACACTTGATGCTACGGATGCACTAGGAGTCGCCTTTTGTCATCATATTCAAACTCAAGGGCTTGGTTTAGGACAAAAAAAATACAACGATTGGAGTAGTTTCATAAAGGACAATCCTAATAAAAAAGCAAAATTGTAA
- the ade gene encoding adenine deaminase, producing MTIKTNYVDIPNKKIFAAEIKIQKDRIVAVTPIHEVVKGYAIPGFVDAHVHIESSMLIPSEFARLAVIHGSVGTVSDPHEIANVMGLEGVYYMINNGKKVPFKFNFGAPSCVPATSFETAGAEIDVEGIKELMASSDIKYMAEMMNYPGVIFQDPMVMAKLDAAKASGKPIDGHAPGVRGEDIRKYIGAGISTDHECFALEEALEKLSLGMKVIIREGSAAKNFDTLISILPEHTANVMFCSDDKHPDDLMLGHINQLAARAIAKGVPLFDVLQVACVNPVQHYKLDIGLLQVGDFADFAIVEDLEHFKVLATYINGELVAQNGQSMIERVNEVTINNFDTPLKKPADFAIAPQTPNLHVIQAIDGELITKSFESLAKVEQNNVVSDIEKDVLKMVVVNRYANTPPAIAFINGFELKTGALASCVGHDSHNIIAVGTDDDAICRAVNLIIENKGGISAVDEKQTHVLPLPVAGIMSTDEGTTVAESYSTIDLFSKERLGCQLRAPFMTLSFMALLVIPRLKLSDKGLFDGGDFKFTPLFV from the coding sequence ATGACGATTAAGACCAATTATGTTGATATACCCAACAAAAAAATATTTGCTGCAGAGATCAAAATTCAAAAGGATCGAATTGTTGCAGTAACTCCTATCCATGAAGTAGTAAAGGGCTATGCAATACCTGGATTTGTAGACGCTCATGTTCATATAGAAAGCTCTATGCTCATCCCATCCGAGTTTGCCCGCTTGGCTGTGATTCATGGTTCAGTAGGTACCGTTTCTGATCCTCATGAAATTGCTAATGTAATGGGACTAGAGGGGGTATATTATATGATAAACAATGGGAAGAAAGTGCCTTTTAAGTTTAATTTTGGTGCTCCTTCTTGCGTTCCTGCTACTAGTTTTGAAACCGCAGGAGCCGAAATTGACGTAGAGGGAATCAAAGAATTAATGGCCAGTTCTGATATTAAATATATGGCAGAAATGATGAATTATCCTGGCGTTATTTTTCAAGACCCCATGGTAATGGCCAAATTAGATGCTGCAAAAGCCAGCGGTAAACCCATTGATGGACATGCTCCTGGTGTCCGTGGTGAGGATATACGAAAATATATCGGAGCAGGCATTAGCACCGATCATGAGTGTTTCGCCTTAGAGGAAGCATTAGAAAAACTGAGCTTAGGAATGAAAGTAATCATTAGAGAAGGCTCTGCTGCTAAAAACTTTGATACGTTAATTTCTATTCTACCTGAACATACCGCTAATGTTATGTTTTGTTCGGATGATAAGCACCCTGATGATTTAATGCTTGGGCACATCAACCAGTTGGCCGCACGAGCAATTGCCAAAGGAGTGCCGCTCTTTGATGTATTGCAAGTAGCCTGCGTTAATCCTGTACAACATTATAAACTTGATATTGGACTGTTGCAGGTTGGTGATTTTGCCGATTTTGCGATCGTTGAAGATTTGGAACATTTTAAAGTATTGGCTACTTATATTAATGGGGAACTGGTTGCTCAAAATGGTCAATCAATGATCGAACGAGTTAATGAAGTTACCATCAATAATTTTGATACTCCATTAAAAAAACCTGCTGATTTTGCCATCGCTCCTCAAACGCCTAATTTACATGTTATTCAGGCAATAGATGGAGAACTTATTACAAAAAGCTTTGAAAGCTTAGCTAAAGTAGAACAAAATAATGTCGTTTCTGATATAGAAAAGGACGTACTCAAAATGGTCGTTGTAAATCGCTATGCTAATACGCCTCCAGCCATTGCTTTTATCAATGGATTCGAACTAAAAACAGGTGCTTTGGCTTCCTGTGTAGGACATGATTCTCATAATATAATTGCAGTAGGAACGGATGATGATGCCATTTGTAGAGCGGTCAACTTAATTATCGAAAACAAAGGCGGCATATCAGCAGTCGATGAAAAGCAAACTCACGTTCTTCCTTTGCCTGTTGCGGGGATTATGTCTACAGATGAGGGAACCACAGTAGCCGAATCCTATTCCACCATTGATTTATTCAGCAAAGAACGGTTAGGTTGTCAACTTAGAGCACCATTTATGACACTTTCTTTTATGGCTCTGTTGGTTATTCCTAGATTAAAATTAAGCGACAAAGGTTTATTTGATGGGGGAGATTTTAAATTTACTCCTTTATTTGTATAA
- the dnaK gene encoding molecular chaperone DnaK yields the protein MAKIPIDLTKGTLKKVEKPQENVIIGIDLGTTNSLVAYMSDGKPVVVTDHIGKNALVPSIIHFERADSIIVGQDAIEKLVTDPENTIFSIKRLMGKSYQDVEDYKRFFSYQIIDNEIDSSLVKVRIKDKFYTPTELSSQILRQLKRRIEKTLGTEVDRAVITVPAYFNDAQRQATRDAGKLAGLDVLRIVNEPTAASLAYGIGLDNEMTQTVAVYDLGGGTFDISILKIEHGIFEVLSTNGDTFLGGDDFDKAIQDYWIKEHGFEINENPSLSQELRLAAEEAKKAFTHTEAFEIEVAGVSCRMTKANFENLVTPLVERTLVACKNALKDAALAIEDIDEVIMVGGSTRMCIVQNTIANFFQKKLNNTLNPDEVVAMGAAVQADILAGNNKDILLLDVTPLSLGIETVGGLMDTIIARNTKVPIKAGRQYTTSIDGQKNLKVAVYQGERDLVADNRKLGEFVLRGIPPMAAGLPKIEIHFLLNADGILKVRAKELRSGVEQTVEMRSPYGISEEEMGRMLLDSIQNAKGDMAVRALIEARTEAQNVVLSARKFLKQNAAILTEEETNITTSLVLELEKATKGTDKDLIHKQMEDLNEYTTPLAHRALDINIADAIKGKQL from the coding sequence ATGGCAAAAATTCCTATCGACTTAACTAAGGGAACCTTAAAAAAGGTAGAGAAGCCCCAAGAAAATGTAATTATAGGTATTGATTTAGGAACGACCAATAGTCTAGTCGCTTATATGTCGGATGGCAAACCTGTTGTGGTAACAGACCATATTGGCAAAAATGCCTTGGTACCATCCATTATACATTTTGAACGAGCTGATTCTATCATTGTTGGGCAAGATGCTATAGAGAAGTTGGTGACCGATCCAGAGAATACCATATTTTCTATCAAACGCTTGATGGGAAAGTCGTATCAAGATGTAGAGGACTATAAACGTTTCTTCTCGTATCAAATCATAGACAATGAAATTGATAGTAGCTTAGTCAAGGTTCGAATCAAGGATAAGTTTTATACACCGACAGAGTTATCTTCCCAAATTTTAAGACAGCTAAAACGCCGTATCGAAAAAACATTGGGAACTGAGGTTGACCGTGCTGTAATTACAGTCCCTGCTTATTTTAATGATGCTCAACGCCAAGCCACTAGAGATGCAGGGAAATTAGCAGGCTTGGATGTTTTGCGAATTGTGAATGAACCAACAGCAGCAAGTTTGGCTTATGGAATTGGTTTGGACAATGAGATGACACAAACAGTGGCCGTTTATGATTTGGGAGGGGGAACCTTTGATATTTCTATTCTTAAAATTGAACATGGAATCTTTGAGGTCTTGTCTACAAATGGGGATACCTTTTTGGGAGGAGATGATTTTGATAAAGCAATTCAGGATTATTGGATCAAAGAACATGGTTTTGAAATCAATGAGAATCCTTCTTTGAGTCAAGAACTGAGGTTGGCAGCAGAAGAAGCAAAAAAAGCATTTACGCACACAGAAGCGTTTGAAATAGAGGTGGCAGGGGTCTCTTGCCGCATGACAAAGGCAAATTTTGAAAATTTGGTTACTCCTTTGGTAGAACGCACATTAGTTGCTTGTAAGAATGCGTTGAAAGATGCAGCATTAGCTATAGAAGATATTGATGAAGTAATCATGGTGGGGGGCTCTACTCGCATGTGCATTGTACAGAATACCATTGCTAACTTTTTTCAGAAAAAGCTAAATAATACCTTAAATCCAGATGAAGTAGTGGCGATGGGAGCTGCTGTTCAAGCTGATATTTTGGCGGGCAATAACAAAGATATTTTATTGTTAGATGTTACTCCTTTGTCTTTGGGAATAGAAACGGTTGGGGGGCTAATGGATACGATTATCGCTCGAAATACCAAGGTGCCTATCAAGGCTGGGCGTCAATACACAACTTCTATAGATGGTCAAAAAAATCTAAAGGTTGCCGTTTATCAAGGAGAGCGAGATTTGGTTGCTGACAACCGAAAATTGGGTGAATTTGTGCTTCGAGGAATCCCTCCAATGGCTGCGGGGCTTCCTAAGATTGAAATTCACTTTTTGCTCAATGCGGATGGTATTCTAAAAGTTCGTGCTAAAGAATTGCGTTCGGGAGTAGAACAAACGGTAGAGATGCGTTCTCCTTATGGTATTTCTGAGGAAGAGATGGGGAGAATGTTGTTGGATTCTATCCAGAATGCTAAAGGGGATATGGCCGTTCGGGCTTTGATTGAAGCCCGTACAGAAGCTCAAAATGTAGTCTTGTCCGCCCGCAAATTTTTGAAACAAAATGCTGCAATTTTAACAGAGGAAGAGACTAATATCACAACTTCTCTGGTGCTAGAGTTAGAAAAAGCCACTAAAGGAACGGACAAAGATTTGATTCATAAACAAATGGAAGATTTGAATGAATATACTACTCCATTGGCACATCGAGCGTTAGACATTAATATTGCGGATGCAATAAAAGGAAAACAACTCTAA